The DNA sequence TCCAATGAAGGGCATCCAAGCACTATCCGTTCCACATTAAAAAGATTGATATTTAACTCGTGCAATTCAAGGAATTTCAAGCACTTATGACTGCAAAATGCACAAATGCCAGCTCTAGTTACCCTTTCAGAACCCCCTATATCAAGTATTTCCAAGTTGCGGAAATTCTGTGCAAGAGCGACTATGGTAGGGTTTGACACGTTTAGATGATTCAATCTCAATTCCTTGAGGGTTCGAATTGCAGAGATTGCCACACCTCCAATATCAGTGATTTGACTCATTTCTCCCCCAGAGGACAATTCCAGGTGCTCCAAGCTGCACATTTTGCCCAAAAGCTCGACCCCAGTATTAGTGATTTTAGGGCAAGTATAAAGGACGAATTTCTTAAGGGTTTTTGAGGTAGATCCATTCACTGAAAAAGCCAATCCCTCATCTGTAATGTTATAACAATGTATTAGCTCTAAAATGCTAATGGAAGATGTGAACCCAATTGCTCTGAGGGCTTCACCCGATATCAAGCTATTCTTTAGCAAAACCAGGGGCTCCAAGTTCTGTGCTGAATGTAAAAGCTCATCAACTCCAGAATCCCCTGTTGCGTTTGGCCCAATAATCTCAACTTCGGACAATTTGGGACACCCATCTCCCAAAGCACAGAGACCTTTTCGGCTTAAAATACAACCATCACCTTTTGGCTTCTCATCTCAGCATTCAATCATGATGCTCTCGATTTTAGGACATACTTTGGCTATGAATTCGAGGTCGGTGTGGGTCTTGAAATCCCATAATGTCAAATTGACTATATTGGGGAATCTAGTTAGTGCAGGAAGGGAAAATCCGGGCTTGTTAACATCAAGGGAAAGTGATGACCGGTCTAGACCTTCCAATTTAAACCATTGCTTGCAGTTCTGAGGTAACGAGTTTCTATCTTCTTTGTCCTTAACCTTGTTAATGACTAGGCCAAGTAAATCAACGCTCAACGATGAAAATATCCTAGATTTCTTTTTGGTGTGTACACCCATTTCCCCCCGATTCTTTGCTAGTATATGTGCTGGAAGGAAACAAGGAAAAACCGGAGGACcaagaaaaatgagaaatgaacttGAGGATCTTGGACGCCGACAGCTACGGAATGAATGGGCCTGAAATACTCATCGTATAGGGAATTCTTGAAGCACTATCAAGGGAAGAGGTCTCCAACTCCGATCATCGAGAATTCGCAGTTAGGAAGAGAGGGGCGAGTTTTGAGTTCTAGGCttttagcttttgttgttggaacTTGAAATGGAGTGAGTGAAAGGTTAGACCAGTCCTTCGTGTCCTTCATTTCTAGATCTTACATTGTATGTGGGCTTTGTGGTTGTAgttctatttattttgaacatttTACTTATGTTAATTTTTTAGAAAAATGCACCATTAGTGTCTTAATTCTTGTGCACCGGCTAAGTTAATACCCAGATTTTTATTGCTACCAATATGATACTTGAACAATGATTTTACTATTGTTGACATACTTTCGTCAAATTTCTCaggagagattattcagagcaccgccgtgcacttgcacaaacataaataaatggttagattgcattaaatacactttttgtttattaaaaataaagttgataataaatatcaagggttgagattattttataagggttgggtcacttacaccgtcggtgcatagaataatttccaatttCTCAGACAGCGAAGTTAAAAAAATCACGTGCAAGCACGTAGGctaaaaaaaagggcaaatgaCCTGAATGACCCTTAGCTTCTCCCAACAACTAATTTCCCTCTAAAATTCATTTGCCACACAACTTTCCCTCCAAATTAACTTTAGCAACATAACAGCATATCAGTCCATTTTCCAGTAATTAAGGAACCTGATCAAATGGGTTAAGTATTCTCtccatcaaaatcaacattAGAAAAGAACTAAGAAACTAATGAAAACACATGTACCATAATCAAATTCTACCAAAACACCCATTTAATTACCACATCAGTTCTTACAAGCAAAAATCATGGCAGATCAAAATAAATACAGTTCCATGATGCATAATTTGAATAATTTGTCCAGCAGCACTGAATACACAACTTGTACTTAAATTGAAATCCAAGAGTTTAAAGCTACCCTAACTGAAACTTCTTTTCCAAAGATTCCAAAGTGTTGCAATCAAAATAGGCTAAGAAACAGCAAACTCAATAGGTTTAGGTTTAAAAACCAGCCCATTCAGAGGAAGCTTGGCTTGGTTGCATAGGCTGGGATGATTTCTTCTGTGCACCTTTTGCAGCAGGATTTTGGCTGCTTTGAGTAGGAGGTTGCTGCACTTTTTGTGAGGTTGATGCATTGTTATTGACACCAGAAGTACCACCAACAACATCCTTGACCTTCTGCCATGTCTTCCTTGACTTTATGATATGCTCCTTCAAGTTAGAACACCCCTTTGGAAGAGATGTTCTTTTGGGCTACCAAAATCatatccaaaacaaagaaacagaacaTTCACCACAATTGCAATTTCAATATCACAAGTCACAAACAGGACAATTTAAAACATACCTTGTTGTTGGTTATCTTCCTCTTGTTACCAGTATTTGGTCCATTTGATGAACTTTCTCCCTGttgaatttttaaagaaaaagtaAACAGAGTAAAAAGTGCTAATGGTTAAACTCGAGTTTAAGTACTTACTGATGCTGCTGTCTTTGATGCCTTGGTGATTGGACAACCTAGCTTGTTGTGTCCTTGCTTAATATACTCTACATGAAATTTTGATACCAATTCTAGGAAATTTACCCTCTTTGGGTGCAGGGGGCTGTGGTCTGTTTCCTCTCTCTTGGTTCCTTTAACCTCTTTATTTTAGGCATACCAGGCTGCTGTTTGTAAAGTGGAGGTGCAATTGGGTACTCAACAGGTTGCCAATCCCTCTTGGCTTACTACAGGATAGATTATGGGGTTGTATGATTCCAAATAGGTTGAGGGCATGAGGTAGACATCATAGTATAAGGCAGCTTCCTGTGTCTTGAACCTTATTGCACAGATGGCATGAACACATGGTATCCCAATTTGCTGCTACCTCTTACAAGTGCAAGTATGAAGGCCCAAGTCTATTGCATGCTTGCTGCCACTATTCCCACCAATTATTTGGAATATGAATTCCTCTGATCTGTGTGCTCTGTATAATGTTGTCCTTTGACCAATCTTGTCATTAATATTCTTGATTCTAGGTCCAACCAAATCCTTCCACTTTTCACAAGCCACTCTTCTGTTTGCTTGCCTCACCATCATATCCATTCTAATCTTTTCCAACACAGTGAGTATAGGCTTATCCCTGCCTGGTACAATAGCATAGAGGTTTTTGAGTAGTATATCACACCTCTGAAATAGGCCCTAAACCATTGTGCTGGATTCTTGTCCTGAAACCATTTCCAAGCATCATCAATAAGCTCCCTCAGTTCAGCCATGTGCTTGTTGTACCACACAACAATGTTGGATCAAGCTGCATTCCAAACCAACTGCTTCAGCCCCTCTCCTGGATGGTTGGTCTTGAAATTGTTATAGAGATGTCTCACACAGTGCTTATATTCAACATTTGGAAACCAACCTGCAGTTATAATGCACAAAGCTAAAGTAAACAGATTATACAACAAAGCCTGTAACAAAAACAACACCTCAATATCTCATTTTAATTTCACACAAAGTGTACAAATTAAAAGCAAAAATTTAGTCCAAACCTGCTATTGCATTTCCCAGCCCCTTCTGCTTATCTATAATGAAGGTATAGCTGCTGGCCCTCTCCATCTTCAAATCCCATTTCAAAAGCTCTAGGAACCAGGTCTAGGTCTCTTGGTTCTCAGCTTCAGCAATGGCATATGCAATTGGGAATATTTTATTGTTTGCATCTATGTCAACTGTTGCTAATAACTGTCCAGGATGGTGCCCTTTTAGGTGACACCGATCCAAACCAATGAGAGGCTGCAACCATTCATCCACCCATTCTTACATTCTGCAAAACAGATGTAGATTCTCTGAAACCTCCTTATTTCAACATTCATACATGCCTTGATTTCAACTATGGAACCATGATTACTTCTTAATAACTCTTTCCTATAAGCAGCAAGGTTGTTGTACTGCTCACTGTAGTGGCCCTCATTCATCGTCTTCGCTTTTCTCTTAGCTCTTCTGATGGTTTACACCCCCACATCCAACTTGTATTTCTTCTCTATGTGACTATGGATGCCAGCTCTAGACCAGTTCTTATCCATCAGCAGATCTTCTTACACCTCTTTGGCAATCCTGTTGTACTCTAAGAAATGGCTTGTTTCCACTTGAAAACATATGCGCTTGTTGTTCAAAGTCCTGATAATCAAAGTTGGACCCTTACCCCTTGAAATGCAAGCATACAATCTAAATGGGCAGTCCCATTGACAATTGACCTCAACCTTGTGCTTAGAATTCTTCTCAAACCACAGTCCAAGCTGATTCTTGATTGCAGACTCCCTCACGGCCTCCTTAAGCTCTCTGAGTTTGGGAATGCCAAAACCTAACCTGAACTTGGGACTTTTTAGATCCATATATCTGATCCAAGGTCTGATCTTCACTCATTTATTAAGCTTCTTTGGGAGTGGATTGccatcctcatcttcttcaGTATCAGATCGACTCAAACTCTCTAACTTATTAGAATCTCCAGCTTCATCTGAACAATAGCCTCTGAAACCCAtatcttcaaactcctcaacaaCTCTTTGTTCTGTGATGTTTTCTTCAAATTCAGCATCATCAAACTCATCATGGTTGAGATCATAATCTGAATCGACATAGAAGTCTGAACCATCATCATCAACTACCTCCTAAACTCTTGCATCGTTGCCTTTGCCTTTCCCTCT is a window from the Rosa chinensis cultivar Old Blush chromosome 2, RchiOBHm-V2, whole genome shotgun sequence genome containing:
- the LOC112184484 gene encoding uncharacterized protein LOC112184484, with the translated sequence MGVHTKKKSRIFSSLSVDLLGLVINKVKDKEDRNSLPQNCKQWFKLEGLDRSSLSLDVNKPGFSLPALTRFPNIVNLTLWDFKTHTDLEFIAKPKGDGCILSRKGLCALGDGCPKLSEVEIIGPNATGDSGVDELLHSAQNLEPLVLLKNSLISGEALRAIGFTSSISILELIHCYNITDEGLAFSVNGSTSKTLKKFVLYTCPKITNTGVELLGKMCSLEHLELSSGGEMSQITDIGGVAISAIRTLKELRLNHLNVSNPTIVALAQNFRNLEILDIGGSERDFYVL